In Rhodothermales bacterium, the DNA window GCGTGTTCTGCATAACGAAAACACGGACGGCCTCAACGCGATTCGCGATGGCAGTCTCACAGAACCGGTCTTCTACAGTTCCACCCGCAGCACACCACATCGACAGTGGTATGGATACGAGTGGGCGGACGAAGTGGTGGTGAGCAGGGTGGGCGTTCATATGGGATTCCCGCAGGAGGAATGGGGCTGGCTGGTCAATCCGGCAATCGAGTTCCGCGACTCAACCGGAGGCTGGACGCCGGTGTTGGAGTTAAGCATTGATCCGTCGTTTCCGAAAGGGGAGACCAAGTACCTCCAGCCGGGATTTGTCGGATACGATTTCAGATTCCAGACGGTGCGCACGAACGCGATCCGGCTGGTGGGCGTTGCGGGCGGCGATCCGGTTGATGCGCCGCCGATGTACGGTTCGGCAATCAGTGAACTCACGGTGCACAGTCAGTAATCGGGCAACGGGTGGCACGGGAGCCTCGTGAAGTCATCCCGGCCGCAGTGCCGGGATCCATGGATCAGCAAATGCATGCCCGCCACGCAGTCCTGAGTCATCCCCTCGAAGGGAAATCCCTCTCGCTGAAGGTGGCGCGGGATATGTATTTTCTTGCAGATACTCTTTCACTTGAGATTCAACGCGACATGAGATACTTGCCAGCTCTTCTTGTTATCTCGATGATTCTTGTGTCCTGTAGCCCGGGCAGTACCGGCCTGAACGACCAACCGAATGAGGGCTGGCAAACGGATTTCTTCGACGACTTTGACACATTCGACACCGCCAACTGGCAGGATCAGATCCTGTGGGTCAACAACGAGGATCAGTGCTACGTCCGCGATGGCGAGTACGGCACGAGGGAGGTCGGCGACGGGACAATCAAGCTCAAGGTGATCAGTCTCGGTGAGCCGATCGAGTGCGACAACATCGACAAGTGGGGCAACAAGCATCCCGACACTCGCTACGTGGCCGGCCGGATTGCATCCAAGAACCGGAAGGAGTTTGTCAAAGGCCGGTGGACCGCAAGACTGAAGACTTGGGGCAACGGCCAGCCGGGCATGTTTCCGGCATGGTGGCTGCTCGGGGCTCGCAACAATGAACCACCGGTGGAGGAGGAGGACGAAAACATATGCTGGCCCATGACAGGGTCGGGCGAGATCGACATCTTCGAGCATCATGGGAATGGGGGCGCCGACCACTATACGGCCCGCACAATCAAGAGCCTGGGGAGGTGCGAATCACTGAATCCGGACGGTTCGGTAGAAGGCGCCGGCGATTGGTGGACGTACCAGATCGGTTTGACGGCCACACTGGATGAGTACCATGAATACTCCGTCGAATGGGCCGGCGACACCCTGATCTATCGTCTGGACGGGGTTGAGGCTGCCCGGCAGGACAGTCTTGGCGCCAACTATCCGGAGCCCATGTTCGCGATCTTGAACTATGCGAAGATCAATGACGCGCCGATGGACGGCGAATGGGTGATGGAGGTCGACTGGGTGAAGCACGAGGTGTGGCAGGAATCAGCGCCGCGTTAGATTGCCGGCCGGGCTGCTACGCGTGTCCCCGCCGTCGATTACCGACCCTCGTGGACAATGAACGCGCGGTCCCCGACAGGATCGTTTGCCAATCGTTGACACGGGGAGATTGTACAGCTTATCTCGTTGTCGACATGACTAACAGAACGAAACTGGCAGCAGTCGCCGCATTGATTTCTGGCCTCATTTTAGTACTGCTATTCGTTGACTTCCCCCGGACGAAACACGACGATCCATTGTATCCGCCTCCGCAATGGGTTGTTAATATTCGTAACCGGATTGACGTGGAAAAATGCGGACCGGATGCCTGCGAGTCGTGCGACACGGAGAGATGTGGCGACTATCCGGAGTCTTGCACGATGCTCCAAGCTCGCT includes these proteins:
- a CDS encoding family 16 glycosylhydrolase is translated as MRYLPALLVISMILVSCSPGSTGLNDQPNEGWQTDFFDDFDTFDTANWQDQILWVNNEDQCYVRDGEYGTREVGDGTIKLKVISLGEPIECDNIDKWGNKHPDTRYVAGRIASKNRKEFVKGRWTARLKTWGNGQPGMFPAWWLLGARNNEPPVEEEDENICWPMTGSGEIDIFEHHGNGGADHYTARTIKSLGRCESLNPDGSVEGAGDWWTYQIGLTATLDEYHEYSVEWAGDTLIYRLDGVEAARQDSLGANYPEPMFAILNYAKINDAPMDGEWVMEVDWVKHEVWQESAPR